From the Synechococcus sp. HK01-R genome, one window contains:
- a CDS encoding DUF4332 domain-containing protein, with protein sequence MSTGGGAEPRGDSIPLAALPASFRDEQKALNAAGIASWDGVRTLDELQLSRLARSGRATARNLRRLQGMAVLICDLDLAPADAALLLHAGVATVSALAASTPQDLVTRTGRLERQLRSGRPPVVDLPTAQRWIQRAKHWQTTN encoded by the coding sequence ATGAGCACTGGCGGTGGTGCCGAGCCAAGGGGCGACAGCATTCCGCTGGCGGCATTGCCCGCCAGCTTCCGTGATGAACAGAAGGCGCTCAACGCTGCTGGAATCGCGAGCTGGGATGGTGTTCGGACCCTCGATGAGCTGCAGCTGAGTCGCCTGGCCCGCAGCGGACGGGCAACGGCACGGAATCTCCGCCGACTGCAAGGCATGGCCGTCCTGATTTGTGACTTGGACCTCGCCCCTGCCGATGCAGCCCTGTTGCTGCATGCCGGGGTGGCCACGGTGTCGGCACTTGCCGCATCGACACCCCAAGATCTGGTCACCCGCACCGGTCGTCTCGAGCGGCAACTGCGCAGCGGACGTCCTCCTGTGGTGGACCTGCCCACGGCGCAGCGCTGGATCCAACGGGCGAAGCACTGGCAAACGACGAACTGA
- a CDS encoding DUF3887 domain-containing protein, with the protein MNTAACLLALALSGPLAAVLPSGATLAQSKTAVAQTVAQTTPAPTTSLTATQANEAARTLLEAIKTKDGQAIYQGLSDPLRNSTTTEAVQQRMNRSPKVSSYRISEISRGIDDTTVEAFAVVETRKGEVPLLLVLDDSGKLVAWKWVGTTLPIETTALKFVNDLKAGRWIEARYYLDLDFQKELSPQDLQRKWTKLSSTLGGVQTIKSALVASQGGEQQLVLVTIQFGKVTDNLFVIFNRQGRIINVDFSSDLV; encoded by the coding sequence GTGAACACCGCCGCCTGCCTGCTCGCCCTCGCCCTCAGCGGCCCCCTGGCGGCCGTGCTGCCAAGCGGCGCAACGTTGGCTCAGAGCAAAACAGCCGTTGCGCAGACCGTTGCGCAGACCACCCCGGCACCGACCACCAGCCTGACGGCGACCCAGGCCAACGAAGCAGCCCGGACCCTTCTAGAAGCCATCAAGACCAAAGACGGCCAAGCGATCTACCAAGGGCTCTCAGATCCCCTGCGCAACAGCACCACAACAGAAGCGGTGCAGCAGCGGATGAACCGCTCACCCAAAGTCAGCTCCTACCGGATCAGCGAGATCTCCCGCGGGATCGATGACACCACCGTGGAAGCTTTCGCCGTGGTGGAGACCCGCAAAGGAGAGGTTCCCCTGCTGCTCGTGCTCGATGACAGCGGCAAGTTGGTGGCCTGGAAGTGGGTCGGCACCACCCTGCCGATCGAGACCACGGCCCTCAAGTTTGTGAACGATCTGAAAGCAGGCCGCTGGATTGAAGCCCGCTACTACCTCGACCTCGATTTCCAGAAGGAGCTCAGCCCCCAGGATCTGCAGCGCAAGTGGACCAAGCTGTCGAGCACCCTCGGCGGCGTGCAGACGATCAAGAGCGCCCTCGTGGCAAGCCAGGGCGGTGAACAGCAACTGGTGCTGGTGACGATTCAGTTCGGCAAGGTCACCGACAACCTGTTCGTGATCTTCAACCGCCAGGGGCGGATCATCAACGTCGACTTCTCCTCAGATCTGGTCTGA
- a CDS encoding translocation/assembly module TamB domain-containing protein has translation MEGRGVTTQTLSRSCLRGGFLLLAGGGLTWIALDRIAAEVFDRVKPGLEAQLSKPLGHPLRIGAYKGLRPWGLAIGPSEVLPGPKDQSRASLTSLTVQIDPLASLRRWRPVATLSLRGARVELRRNAQGVYWVPGPSTGGAPPNLDLKVRLLDPARLAVQPAGLVLRASGRGTVHLAESWADLALGVTLPDQGRVSLKGRGRWVNPEFDLQTRLERVRLAPFEGVLPPGLPLRLRGQLGADLRLSWRQGRAGCQGGLTLVDFEVQGKPLPEPLRNPQWRLTCRGQRLFLPNSEWRYGSYRARLAGRVDLNRSFDLSASLREPGHDRNLKARLNGPWRQPRLQLAGRWALPESVPLADALDLTLALSADWRQAKAPTARLERLAVQGPGVAVRLSGALYPRLAIRSQQLQLAGEAWKQLPLVPELLGTQAPLNGSLALTGATQSPALSLQLEQARNPLLERWSLQADWSAARSALQLRDFQSPLLQAQATLPLALGRGGLKLGSLAAQLRLDAFPLARVGPILGTPMDGSLSAFGEVHGPLTALQPNLQLRLEDPRAGTLRLLETWQGRFEGVSGGGGRLRMASVGSVLPGSLEATLGRNWLPRRVLLTRRNGELVLDGTPAAYRWQARGLSLDGLELALPPKGRFEGLYGRLDGQGSVGLQPLAMAGDLTLRYPGLMGLQLRQARLQLQYDNRNYLVSGELLPPDSGQMLLKAKGRLGGGLAAELQARGLSMRWLTAGALSLPQLNEDLPPARGRASDLGTLLVNTFGGSLDGQLRALRESRETLQQQEQARRNDSSFHPEDLRGQVDAVIQLQGQSLAKLDLDLKARGHLWVEGDDQDRALQIKPFVATIQGPLQTGEGSFSLDHLPFSLLALVAPVPPALQGALGLKGRYRLGQGLPELSTNLELEDAKVGRYALNLERGQVILAAEGLRLDLALRSTGAQEAVTVTGQVPFAPDQPLDVRVVSRGDALRFLTGFTDDQIAWTAGDSNLRLLLSGSLSAPQANGFLLVNQGRFTLQKQVISDLNTEIVFDFNRLEVQSLKARIGAQGQLLGQGALALFSPSPEPKPLTLSLQKARIQLPIADVAVAADLKVSGALIQPQLSGDLTVDDGVVKPARSMFVKPVGADLGAVVSVGPPVSADTLLEENWNFQKPLVLLGPDVEASSSRSLRAALPSIPAVSFANFRLRLGPKLRVTVEPVASFSTAGLLTLNGALDPSLQLRGVVQLLSGRVSLFTTTFNLDRRSPNVAVFTPSLGLIPYVDVALNSRVSDSISVGTGSNAVSTNVFDTNGAGALGAGGQLRLVKVMLTASGPADRLADSIDLRSSPPMPKTQLLGLIGGNSLAGLSGAGGGAALAAVLGQSLLSPVIGSLTDAFSQRLQFALYPTYVTPEVQDNQERISGRVPPQLAVVTDLGVDITDRFNFSVLAAPNRNDIPPQGTLSYQINPNMSLSGSVDSQGTWQSQMQLFFRF, from the coding sequence TTGGAGGGGCGTGGTGTCACAACGCAGACTCTGTCCCGCTCGTGTCTGCGGGGTGGCTTTCTGCTCCTTGCGGGGGGTGGCCTGACCTGGATTGCGCTCGACCGGATCGCTGCTGAAGTATTTGACCGGGTCAAGCCCGGATTGGAAGCCCAGCTCTCCAAGCCCCTGGGACATCCATTACGCATTGGTGCTTACAAGGGTTTAAGGCCATGGGGCTTGGCGATTGGTCCTTCAGAGGTCCTGCCGGGACCTAAGGATCAATCTCGGGCTTCGCTCACGTCCCTCACCGTTCAGATCGACCCTCTGGCCAGCCTGCGTCGCTGGCGTCCGGTGGCCACCCTCAGTTTGCGGGGAGCGAGGGTGGAGCTCAGGCGGAATGCCCAGGGGGTCTATTGGGTGCCTGGTCCCTCCACCGGCGGGGCGCCACCAAACTTGGACCTCAAGGTTCGTTTGCTCGATCCGGCGCGCTTGGCGGTTCAACCCGCTGGTCTTGTGCTTCGGGCCTCGGGGAGGGGCACGGTGCATCTGGCAGAAAGCTGGGCCGACTTGGCCCTTGGTGTCACCCTTCCAGACCAGGGCCGGGTGTCCCTTAAAGGACGCGGGCGCTGGGTGAACCCCGAATTTGATCTGCAGACTCGGTTGGAGCGGGTTCGACTGGCACCCTTCGAGGGGGTGCTGCCTCCTGGTTTGCCGCTGCGTCTTCGCGGACAACTGGGGGCTGATCTGCGTTTGAGCTGGCGCCAGGGCCGGGCCGGCTGTCAGGGAGGCCTGACGTTGGTGGACTTTGAGGTGCAGGGCAAGCCCCTTCCCGAACCCCTGCGTAATCCGCAGTGGCGCCTCACCTGTCGAGGTCAGCGGTTGTTCTTGCCCAACAGCGAGTGGCGTTACGGCAGCTATCGCGCCCGTCTGGCTGGCCGCGTCGATCTGAACCGTTCGTTCGACCTCAGCGCGAGCCTGAGGGAACCGGGGCATGACCGCAACCTCAAGGCCAGGCTCAATGGGCCTTGGCGTCAGCCCCGTCTTCAGCTTGCTGGCCGCTGGGCACTCCCTGAGAGTGTTCCGTTGGCCGATGCTCTCGATCTGACCCTTGCCCTCAGTGCCGACTGGCGTCAGGCCAAGGCACCCACGGCTCGGCTGGAGCGTCTGGCCGTCCAGGGCCCAGGTGTGGCCGTTCGTCTGAGCGGTGCCCTCTATCCCCGGTTGGCGATCCGCAGTCAGCAGCTGCAGCTGGCTGGTGAGGCCTGGAAACAGCTCCCGCTGGTCCCAGAACTGCTTGGTACCCAAGCCCCCCTCAACGGTTCGTTGGCCCTCACAGGTGCCACGCAAAGCCCGGCCCTTTCGCTTCAGCTGGAGCAGGCCCGCAATCCACTGTTGGAGCGTTGGTCGCTTCAGGCCGACTGGAGTGCTGCCCGATCAGCGCTGCAGCTGCGTGATTTCCAGAGCCCCTTGCTTCAGGCCCAAGCGACGCTGCCCCTGGCTCTTGGCCGTGGCGGCCTCAAGTTGGGGTCCCTGGCAGCCCAGTTGCGCCTCGATGCCTTCCCTCTCGCCAGGGTCGGTCCAATCCTGGGCACGCCCATGGACGGCAGCCTCTCGGCTTTTGGTGAGGTCCATGGCCCCCTGACGGCGCTCCAGCCCAATCTCCAGCTCAGGCTTGAGGATCCCAGGGCCGGCACGCTGCGACTGCTGGAAACTTGGCAAGGGCGGTTTGAGGGTGTGTCCGGTGGCGGTGGACGTCTGCGCATGGCCTCGGTTGGGTCTGTTCTCCCAGGCAGCTTGGAAGCAACCCTCGGTCGCAACTGGTTGCCACGTCGGGTGCTGCTGACCCGACGCAACGGCGAGCTGGTGCTCGATGGCACCCCGGCTGCCTATCGCTGGCAGGCCAGGGGCCTGAGCCTGGATGGCCTGGAACTGGCCTTGCCTCCTAAAGGACGCTTTGAAGGGCTCTACGGCCGCTTGGATGGCCAGGGCAGTGTTGGTCTCCAGCCATTGGCGATGGCCGGTGATCTCACCCTCCGCTACCCGGGCCTGATGGGCCTGCAGTTGCGACAGGCCCGTCTGCAGCTCCAGTACGACAACAGGAATTACCTGGTCAGCGGCGAGCTGCTTCCGCCCGATAGCGGTCAGATGTTGCTCAAGGCCAAGGGACGACTCGGGGGTGGGCTGGCTGCCGAGCTGCAGGCCCGGGGACTCAGCATGCGCTGGCTCACCGCCGGGGCCCTCAGCCTGCCTCAGCTCAACGAGGACTTACCCCCCGCCCGGGGGCGGGCCAGTGATCTGGGCACCCTCTTGGTGAACACCTTCGGAGGTTCTCTCGATGGTCAGCTGCGTGCGCTCCGCGAGAGTCGCGAAACTCTGCAGCAACAGGAACAGGCTCGCCGGAACGACAGCTCCTTTCATCCCGAGGATCTGCGTGGTCAGGTGGATGCCGTGATCCAACTGCAAGGCCAAAGTCTTGCGAAGCTCGACCTGGATCTCAAGGCTCGTGGGCACCTCTGGGTTGAGGGCGATGACCAGGATCGGGCTCTGCAAATCAAGCCCTTCGTTGCGACGATCCAGGGGCCGTTGCAGACCGGGGAAGGCAGCTTTTCTCTTGATCACCTGCCCTTCAGCCTGCTGGCCTTGGTGGCGCCGGTGCCCCCCGCTTTGCAGGGCGCCCTCGGACTGAAAGGCCGTTACCGCCTTGGACAAGGCTTGCCGGAGCTCAGCACCAACCTTGAGCTTGAGGATGCCAAGGTTGGTCGCTATGCCCTCAACCTCGAGCGTGGCCAGGTGATCCTGGCGGCTGAGGGCCTCCGCCTTGATCTGGCCCTGCGCAGCACTGGTGCTCAGGAAGCGGTGACCGTGACCGGCCAGGTGCCGTTCGCACCCGATCAACCCCTCGATGTGCGCGTGGTGAGTCGTGGCGATGCCCTGCGTTTCCTCACGGGATTCACCGATGACCAGATCGCTTGGACAGCTGGGGATTCCAATTTGCGCCTTCTGCTCAGCGGCAGCTTGTCTGCGCCCCAGGCGAATGGCTTCCTGCTAGTGAATCAGGGCCGCTTCACGTTGCAGAAGCAGGTGATCAGTGATCTGAACACCGAAATCGTTTTTGATTTCAACCGGCTGGAAGTGCAATCGCTGAAGGCGCGAATCGGTGCCCAGGGTCAGTTGCTTGGGCAAGGGGCCCTGGCCCTGTTCTCTCCTTCGCCTGAGCCCAAGCCCCTGACGCTCTCCCTTCAGAAGGCCCGAATCCAGTTGCCGATCGCCGATGTGGCCGTGGCGGCTGATCTGAAGGTGAGCGGGGCCCTGATCCAACCCCAACTCTCCGGTGATCTCACGGTTGATGACGGGGTTGTTAAACCGGCTCGCTCGATGTTCGTGAAGCCTGTTGGTGCCGACCTCGGAGCGGTCGTCAGCGTCGGCCCGCCGGTCTCGGCCGACACCCTGCTGGAGGAGAACTGGAACTTCCAGAAGCCTCTGGTGCTTCTCGGTCCCGACGTCGAGGCCAGCAGCAGTCGTTCGCTCAGGGCCGCTCTGCCCAGCATTCCTGCCGTGAGCTTTGCCAACTTCCGTCTTCGACTCGGTCCCAAGCTGCGGGTCACGGTGGAGCCTGTCGCCAGTTTCAGTACCGCGGGTCTGCTCACCCTCAATGGTGCCCTGGACCCCAGCCTTCAGCTTCGCGGGGTGGTGCAACTCCTCTCCGGGCGCGTCTCGCTGTTCACCACCACCTTCAATCTCGATCGACGCTCCCCGAACGTTGCGGTGTTTACCCCGTCGCTCGGTCTGATCCCCTACGTGGATGTTGCTCTGAACAGCCGGGTCTCCGACAGCATCAGTGTTGGAACCGGCAGCAATGCGGTATCCACCAATGTCTTCGATACCAATGGCGCCGGGGCCTTGGGGGCCGGTGGTCAGCTGCGTTTGGTGAAGGTGATGCTGACCGCATCAGGCCCGGCCGATCGGCTCGCCGATTCGATCGATCTGCGCAGTTCGCCACCGATGCCGAAGACCCAGCTGCTCGGTCTGATCGGTGGCAATTCACTGGCCGGACTCTCGGGGGCTGGCGGTGGTGCTGCCCTGGCCGCCGTTCTGGGTCAGTCCTTGCTGTCGCCAGTGATCGGATCGCTCACCGATGCCTTCAGTCAGCGTCTGCAGTTCGCCCTCTACCCCACCTATGTCACCCCCGAGGTGCAGGACAACCAGGAGCGGATCTCTGGTCGTGTTCCCCCCCAGCTGGCCGTCGTCACCGACTTAGGAGTCGACATCACCGATCGCTTCAACTTCTCGGTGCTGGCAGCTCCCAATCGCAACGACATCCCTCCCCAGGGCACACTGTCGTATCAGATCAATCCCAACATGAGTCTTTCCGGCTCGGTCGACAGTCAGGGCACCTGGCAAAGCCAGATGCAGCTGTTTTTCCGTTTCTGA
- a CDS encoding ROK family protein — protein sequence MNGDQVIGIDLGGTGIKLARFDRSGQRLAQQRIATPQPAVPGAVCMALCEAIEQLDPDHLAGVVGIGLPGPMDAAARVARVCINLPGWLDVPLADWLEPRLQRRVTLANDGNCALVGEAWLGAARGCGDVVLLTLGTGVGGGVMLNGSLFTGHHGAAAEPGLIGLNPDGPPCNSGNRGSLEQYASIAALRRLWDGDPEELNHLANAGDPEALAVWARYGCTLGVGISSLVYLFTPQRVLLGGGLAAAAVHFLPAVRAEVETRVQAVSREGLEILACQLGNGAGRLGAARLAIDRLLGKDASLQTG from the coding sequence ATGAACGGCGACCAGGTGATCGGCATCGATCTGGGCGGTACGGGGATCAAGCTCGCCCGTTTTGATCGCAGTGGGCAACGTCTGGCCCAACAGCGCATCGCCACTCCTCAGCCCGCAGTGCCCGGTGCTGTGTGCATGGCCTTGTGCGAAGCCATCGAGCAGCTTGATCCTGATCACCTGGCGGGGGTGGTGGGGATCGGGCTGCCCGGACCGATGGATGCTGCAGCCCGGGTCGCTCGCGTGTGTATCAACTTGCCTGGATGGCTCGATGTGCCCTTGGCCGATTGGCTGGAGCCCCGACTGCAGCGGCGTGTCACCTTGGCCAACGATGGGAATTGCGCCCTTGTGGGCGAGGCCTGGCTGGGGGCGGCCCGGGGGTGCGGTGATGTGGTGCTCCTAACCCTGGGGACAGGAGTCGGTGGTGGTGTGATGCTGAACGGCTCCCTCTTCACTGGTCACCACGGGGCTGCGGCAGAACCGGGGTTGATCGGCCTCAATCCCGATGGCCCCCCCTGCAACAGCGGCAATCGGGGATCGCTGGAGCAGTACGCCAGCATTGCGGCGCTGCGACGGCTCTGGGACGGGGACCCAGAGGAGCTGAACCATCTGGCCAACGCTGGAGATCCTGAGGCCTTGGCGGTCTGGGCGCGTTATGGATGCACGCTCGGCGTAGGGATCAGTTCGCTGGTTTACCTCTTCACTCCCCAACGGGTGCTGTTGGGCGGCGGCCTGGCGGCCGCGGCGGTGCATTTCTTGCCGGCCGTTCGTGCCGAGGTGGAGACCAGGGTCCAGGCCGTGAGCCGAGAGGGTTTGGAGATCCTGGCTTGTCAGCTGGGCAATGGTGCAGGCCGCTTGGGGGCGGCCCGGTTGGCGATCGATCGCTTGCTGGGCAAGGACGCTTCCCTCCAGACGGGATGA
- a CDS encoding Ycf51 family protein produces the protein MSLPDLLQRSIVWLAWGGLGFGVLTVVAFLAGWGLRFRLVGVTSFTLLLAVSCWAFSVSYTPPVRIEGAVRVPVVFDNGDDLVVAQAPATMPIEAIEPTLAQLAANLRSNGRSSQSVVIRLRQLQAAGEGSSTPVLLGKVVVE, from the coding sequence ATGTCTCTCCCCGATCTACTTCAACGATCCATTGTTTGGCTGGCCTGGGGAGGCCTGGGCTTTGGGGTGCTCACCGTGGTGGCTTTTCTGGCGGGCTGGGGGCTGCGCTTCCGTCTGGTGGGGGTCACAAGCTTCACCCTGCTGCTGGCAGTGAGCTGCTGGGCCTTTAGCGTCAGCTACACACCGCCTGTACGGATTGAAGGTGCCGTACGGGTGCCGGTCGTGTTCGACAACGGCGATGACCTGGTGGTGGCCCAGGCACCGGCCACCATGCCAATCGAGGCCATCGAACCCACCCTCGCCCAACTGGCCGCCAATTTGCGCAGCAACGGCCGCAGTAGTCAGAGCGTCGTCATTCGTCTCCGGCAGCTACAGGCGGCGGGTGAGGGCAGCAGCACGCCTGTGTTGCTGGGCAAGGTGGTGGTGGAATGA
- the glgB gene encoding 1,4-alpha-glucan branching protein GlgB, translating to MTSTVLDWMVEDAQRLAECRHDHPFAVLGPQPLQDGSWVVRVWMPEARSVTLLAGGQEVPTQTPHHPWIFEASLSHDPGCSYTVRVERGEITHEQHDPWAFRDEWMGEMDRHLFAEGNHHHIWRRMGAHRTARNGIDGVMFCLWAPHARSVSVIGDLNSWDGRHHPMQQRLGGIWELFVPGLSEGQLYKYEIRTQEGHCYQKADPYGFQHEVRPATSSVVSHLDGFHWSDGSWMQQRDSRNALDQPIAVYEMHLGSWIHASAEEPFIEPDGSARAPVPAADLKPGARLLTYPELADRLIPYVKERGFTHIELMPITEHPFDGSWGYQVTGWYAPTSRYGTPDEFRAFVDRCHAEGIGVIIDWVPGHFPRDSHGLAFFDGCHLYEHADPRIGEHKEWGTLIFNYSRNEVRNFLVANLVFWFDQFHIDGIRVDAVASMLYRDYLRPDGEWLPNEHGGRENTEAVRFLQQANHVLFQHFPGALSIAEESTTWPMVTQPTDIGGLGFNLKWNMGWMHDMLDYFELDPWFRQFHQNNITFSIWYNYTENFMLALSHDEVVHGKSHLLHKMPGDDWQKYANTRALLAYMWTHPGKKTIFMGMEFGQRAEWNVWGDLQWDLLQFEPHQGLQRMVGDLNALYKAEPALWRDDFDQYGFQWIDCNDNRHSVISFMRRESAGGTWLVVVANFTPQSHSHYRVGVPIAGFYEEIFNTDAAQYGGSNMGNMGGKPTDEWGIHGYDNSLDLCLPPLSLMVFRHDPKRSLISATDEAAGSSASV from the coding sequence ATGACCAGCACAGTTCTCGACTGGATGGTTGAGGACGCTCAGCGTCTTGCCGAGTGCCGACACGACCATCCCTTTGCTGTGCTTGGTCCTCAGCCTCTGCAGGACGGCAGCTGGGTGGTGAGGGTGTGGATGCCAGAGGCGCGGTCGGTGACCCTGCTGGCGGGGGGCCAGGAGGTCCCCACACAGACGCCCCACCACCCCTGGATCTTTGAGGCGTCCCTGAGCCATGACCCAGGGTGCAGCTACACGGTGCGTGTCGAGCGGGGAGAGATCACCCACGAACAGCACGATCCCTGGGCCTTCCGTGATGAGTGGATGGGAGAGATGGATCGCCATCTCTTTGCCGAGGGCAACCATCACCACATCTGGCGGCGTATGGGTGCCCACCGCACAGCGCGCAACGGCATCGACGGGGTGATGTTCTGCCTCTGGGCCCCTCATGCCCGCAGCGTGAGTGTGATCGGTGACCTCAATTCCTGGGATGGACGCCACCACCCCATGCAGCAGCGACTGGGAGGGATCTGGGAGCTCTTCGTTCCCGGTCTGTCCGAGGGACAGCTTTACAAATACGAAATTCGCACCCAGGAGGGCCACTGCTACCAGAAGGCTGATCCCTACGGTTTCCAACACGAGGTACGCCCGGCCACCAGTTCTGTGGTGAGCCACCTGGATGGCTTCCACTGGAGCGACGGCAGCTGGATGCAGCAGCGCGACAGCCGCAATGCCCTTGATCAGCCGATTGCGGTGTATGAAATGCACCTCGGCAGCTGGATCCATGCCTCCGCGGAGGAGCCCTTCATTGAGCCCGATGGCTCAGCTCGTGCTCCAGTGCCCGCAGCAGATCTCAAGCCGGGTGCCCGCCTCCTCACCTATCCGGAACTGGCGGATCGCCTGATCCCCTACGTGAAGGAACGGGGCTTCACCCACATCGAACTGATGCCCATCACCGAGCATCCCTTCGATGGCTCCTGGGGATATCAGGTCACCGGCTGGTACGCCCCCACCAGCCGCTACGGCACACCGGATGAGTTCCGTGCCTTCGTGGATCGCTGCCATGCCGAAGGCATTGGCGTGATCATCGACTGGGTGCCCGGCCACTTCCCGCGCGACAGCCACGGCCTCGCCTTCTTCGATGGCTGCCATCTCTATGAGCATGCCGACCCTCGCATCGGCGAACACAAGGAGTGGGGCACGCTGATCTTCAACTACAGCCGCAATGAAGTTCGCAACTTCCTTGTCGCCAACCTTGTGTTCTGGTTTGACCAGTTCCATATCGATGGCATTCGTGTGGATGCAGTGGCTTCCATGCTGTATCGCGACTACCTGCGGCCCGATGGTGAATGGCTACCGAACGAACATGGCGGCAGGGAAAACACTGAAGCGGTGCGCTTCCTGCAACAGGCGAACCACGTTCTGTTCCAGCACTTCCCTGGTGCCCTCTCCATCGCAGAGGAATCCACCACCTGGCCCATGGTGACCCAACCCACGGATATCGGTGGCCTGGGCTTCAACCTCAAATGGAACATGGGCTGGATGCACGACATGCTCGATTATTTCGAGCTGGATCCCTGGTTCCGCCAGTTCCACCAGAACAACATCACGTTCTCAATCTGGTACAACTACACCGAAAACTTCATGCTGGCTCTTAGCCACGATGAAGTGGTGCACGGCAAGAGTCATCTTCTCCACAAAATGCCTGGGGATGACTGGCAGAAATATGCAAATACACGAGCGCTGCTTGCTTACATGTGGACCCATCCCGGTAAGAAGACGATCTTCATGGGGATGGAATTCGGCCAGCGCGCCGAATGGAATGTGTGGGGTGATCTGCAGTGGGATCTTCTCCAGTTCGAACCCCATCAAGGCCTGCAGCGGATGGTTGGCGACCTGAATGCTCTTTACAAAGCCGAACCCGCGCTCTGGCGCGACGACTTTGATCAATACGGCTTCCAGTGGATCGACTGCAACGACAACCGTCATTCAGTAATCAGCTTCATGCGACGTGAAAGCGCTGGTGGCACTTGGCTGGTGGTGGTGGCCAACTTCACGCCCCAAAGTCATTCTCACTACCGAGTGGGTGTTCCCATCGCCGGTTTCTACGAGGAGATCTTCAACACCGATGCGGCCCAATACGGGGGCAGCAATATGGGCAACATGGGCGGCAAGCCCACCGATGAATGGGGCATCCATGGCTACGACAATTCCCTGGATCTCTGCCTGCCGCCCCTGAGCTTGATGGTCTTCCGTCACGACCCAAAGCGGAGTCTCATCTCCGCCACCGATGAGGCAGCAGGGTCGTCCGCCTCCGTGTGA
- a CDS encoding CocE/NonD family hydrolase: protein MCADQPLFRRRSDCSLLTPDGIRLQASLWRPLGEGPWPALLMRQPYGRAIASTVTLAHPQWWSEQGFLVMVQDVRGQGESEGHFGGFGQEAADTATTLRWLRSHPNCNGRIGLYGFSYQGFTQLVADEVTEPPDCLAPAMTGLDEREHWSCEGGAHWWHLGLGWGLQLAALQAARRGDRQGWQTIRQSLESGRYLAEGLSLLEEHDPHGMALRWFQSDPEERHVWPRHTAPRDWLAQPMLIIGGWWDPHLRGCLNLMERSLAAGGQPELHIGPATHLQWWPAVQELHRRFFQRHLQEQTGVCNASAPKEPRLQLWDQRLERWSGCQNPAPQGGHWQLEGSGLSCHDPLAGRLLPQTGQRNDANRSDVEPANANASMVMLVHDPWRPAPAVGGHLSPTPGPCERGSQDARSDVATFTSLPLQEDCLLRGFPVLELNAWADQEGFDLCAALSVIPVASEAVQQLSTGVLRQRGEQALQPKTLRVQLQPLEAELQVGDRLRISLAGAAWPAIAINPGHTNSACGAPDPHCRVISIAIDVAGASLRFAPLLFPPLP, encoded by the coding sequence ATGTGCGCTGATCAGCCCCTATTTCGGCGGCGCAGCGACTGCTCCCTCTTAACCCCCGACGGGATCCGTCTTCAAGCCTCCCTCTGGCGCCCCCTGGGGGAGGGTCCCTGGCCTGCTCTGTTGATGCGCCAGCCCTACGGAAGGGCGATCGCTTCCACGGTCACCCTGGCGCACCCCCAGTGGTGGAGCGAGCAAGGTTTTCTGGTGATGGTGCAGGACGTTCGCGGGCAGGGGGAATCGGAGGGGCACTTCGGTGGGTTCGGCCAGGAGGCCGCAGACACCGCCACCACCCTGCGCTGGCTGCGTAGCCACCCGAATTGCAACGGCCGCATCGGCCTCTACGGCTTTTCTTATCAGGGGTTCACCCAACTGGTGGCCGATGAGGTCACCGAACCGCCCGACTGCCTGGCACCGGCAATGACGGGCCTTGATGAGAGGGAGCACTGGAGTTGTGAAGGTGGCGCTCACTGGTGGCATCTCGGCCTGGGCTGGGGATTACAGCTGGCTGCCCTGCAGGCGGCCCGGCGGGGCGATCGCCAGGGCTGGCAGACGATTCGTCAGTCCCTCGAGAGCGGACGCTATCTCGCGGAAGGACTGAGCTTGTTGGAGGAGCATGACCCCCATGGCATGGCCCTGCGCTGGTTCCAGAGCGATCCAGAAGAGCGACACGTCTGGCCCCGGCACACCGCTCCCAGGGACTGGCTGGCGCAACCGATGCTGATCATTGGGGGGTGGTGGGACCCCCATCTCCGCGGCTGTCTGAACCTGATGGAACGCAGCCTGGCGGCCGGTGGCCAGCCGGAACTGCACATCGGCCCAGCCACGCACCTGCAGTGGTGGCCAGCCGTGCAGGAGCTCCATCGGCGCTTCTTCCAACGCCACCTGCAAGAACAGACCGGCGTCTGCAACGCGTCAGCGCCAAAGGAGCCGCGCTTGCAGCTCTGGGATCAACGGCTTGAGCGCTGGAGTGGTTGCCAGAACCCAGCCCCCCAGGGCGGCCACTGGCAGCTGGAGGGCAGCGGGCTGAGCTGTCATGACCCCCTCGCGGGTCGGCTCCTGCCACAGACCGGCCAGCGCAACGATGCGAACCGCTCCGACGTTGAACCAGCCAATGCGAACGCATCGATGGTGATGCTTGTTCACGACCCCTGGCGTCCAGCACCCGCTGTCGGTGGACACCTCAGCCCAACGCCTGGGCCATGCGAGCGCGGCTCGCAGGATGCCCGCAGCGATGTGGCCACCTTTACAAGCTTGCCCCTGCAGGAGGATTGTCTACTGCGAGGCTTTCCGGTGCTCGAGCTGAACGCCTGGGCCGATCAGGAGGGGTTTGACCTCTGCGCCGCCCTCTCTGTGATCCCGGTGGCCAGCGAAGCGGTGCAGCAACTGAGCACCGGCGTGCTGCGCCAGAGGGGTGAACAAGCCCTGCAACCAAAGACGCTGCGGGTGCAGCTACAGCCGCTGGAAGCCGAACTCCAAGTAGGGGATCGCCTGAGGATCTCCCTGGCGGGAGCAGCCTGGCCTGCGATTGCGATCAATCCCGGCCACACCAATTCAGCCTGCGGCGCCCCGGACCCACACTGCCGAGTGATCAGCATCGCCATCGATGTCGCAGGAGCATCGCTGCGATTTGCGCCGCTCCTCTTCCCCCCGTTGCCCTAA